The window CTCCAAGTAAGACTGGTTCCATGGATCAGGAGGTTTCTGCTCAGGCTTTAACTCTGAAGGATAATTCTAATGTAGTAGCTAAACAGAAGAAACCTTCTCCTCATAAAGAATTACATGAGGAGATTTCTAATGAGGAGGTACACAATTCTAATTGTAACTTGCAGTTGGTTGGCTATTATCCTGAGAAAGTTGTTGATGCAGAACAAAGGAATTTAGCTTTGGCCATTATTCCTGATGTTAAGGAGGTTCAGCCTCTGTGTGTTGCTGTAAGGATATCACTTAATAAGGCTTTGCATGATGTTGTTTCTCACAAGCTACAGGATGAAAATGAtaagttgactttggtcaacaataagaaggaagatgctGATGGTGCTGCTATTGATATGAATCTACAACAGATGTGTGTAGAAGCAGGATTATCTCCAAGATCACAAAGCAAAGGGCCAAGAAAAGGAAGAACTCAACAAGGAATAACTCTAAGAAATCTGTTAAATGATTATTAAATCCTTATTCTGGAACATAAGATCAGTGAAATCCCAACAAgcatttcatagagttcaaatgttaaaTAAGCATCACAAGTTCTTTTTGGTAGCTCTGATGAAACCTTTTTAGCATCATAGACAGATTCAGAAATATAGAAGGAGACTTGGAATGCCTTATGCTAATTTCAATTGTAATGGTAAAATCTGGTTTTTTGTGCAACATAATGTAGATGCTGAGGTTCTGTTGGATACTGAACAATCCATTACTGTAAAGCTAAATTTTCAAGATTTGAATAGAGATATGGTGGTTACAATGGTTTATGCTAAATGTTCAGAAGTGGAGAGAATGTAGTTGTTGGATAGTTTATACTTCTTGGCTAGTAACATGACATCTCCTTGGCTGATTGGTGGAGATTTCAATGTTAtattgaatgaagaagaaaaaataggaggTTTACCAGTATTGCCATAAGAATATAAAGATTTTGCCTTTTGTTTGAATTCTTGTGAGTTGCATGAGATGCCTTTCAAAGGGAGTCCtttcacctggtggaatggtagggctgCCAATGACTGCATTTTTAAGAGATTGGACAGGACTGTGCATAATGATACATTTCAGAATTGGTTTAGACAACTAGAAGTGGAACATTTGTCAAGGACTAgttctgatcatgcaccattACTTGTATCTTGTGGAGATCAAGTGGACAATTTTATCAAACCAttcagatttctcaaattctGGGTGGAACATGATACTTTTCTTGACTTTGTTAAGCAACAATGGGAAGCAGTCTTATCTGATGATGTGTTTCTGTCCTTTAAActcaagatgaagaaactgaaagCTGCTTTAAGTACATGGAGTAAGGATACTTTTGGGGAAATTTTTAAACAACTAGTAATCAGAGAGGATATAGTTAAGATTAAAGAGCATTTGTTTGAGGAGAATCCATCTGAAGAAAATAGAatggtcatgcaaagggcacaagcAGAACTTAAACTGTATCTTCACTATGAGGAAGAATTCTGGTGGCAAAAAGCTGGGATGGACTGTTTCTTAGAAGGTGATAAGAATACAAGATATTTCCATAGTCTggtaaaaggaagaaggaaaagaaTCCAGATTAAGAGGATTAAAGATGCTACTGGAAATTGGCTAGAGGATGCTGATAGAGTTGCTGCTGAAGCTGTTAATTTTTTCCATAAGTAGGTTAGTGAAGATTCTCCAATTCTTAATCATATTCCTGAACTGATTAGAGAGGAGGATAATATACTACTTGCTGAACAACCTACTATGGAGGAAGTACAGAAGGCAGTGTTTAAACTAAATGGGGACAATACTTGTGGCCCTGATGGATTTTCTGGGAtcttttatcagaagtgttgggaggtgatCAAGGCTGATGTATTTAGTGTTGTTAAAGCTTTCTTTGAAGGACAGACTCTTCCCAAGTCAATTACTCACACTAATCTAGTTTTGCTGCCAAAGAAGAATGTTGTTGAGTCATTCtctgatatgagacctataagtcTTAGCAACTTTATCAATAAAGTCATATCAAGAGTAGTTCATGACAGAGTGGACAAGTTACTCACAAGGGTGATTTCTCCAAATCAATCAGGTTTTGTTAAGGGTAGGAATATAATtgagaatgtattgttgacacaagaaattgtaactgatataaggaagagaggaaaaccagcaaatgttgTGATTAAGTTGGATATGACAAAAGCATATAATAGGGTCTCATGGTTATACCTATGTAAAGTAATGAAAAAGATGGGATTCTCTTCAGTTTTCATTGAACTTATATGGAGGctgttggcaaataattggtattctgtaCTTCTGAATGGTCAGGCACATGGTTTCTTTCACTCTACAAGGGGGTGTCAAGCAGGGGGATCCACTCTCTCCTGCTCTTTTCATTATAGCTGCAGAAGTTCTTTCAAGAGCATTGAACTCTTTGTTTGATCAGCCTGGTTTTGTtggatatgggatgccaaagtggagtgctgacctgaatcatctggcatatgcagatgatacaatcatTTTTTCTGCAGTAGACAACcaatctttacaaatgatcatggatactcttcaggaatatgagaaaatatctggacagctgataaacaagaggaaaagttctttttatatgttcagcAAAGTATCAGATGAGTTAAGTCAGCAGGTTGCAGCAGTAACAGGATTTGTGAGAGGacaatttccttttacatatcttggagtaccaattactcatgccaggaaaaggaaagtggattatactaagttattgaagaaagtcaaagacaagttgcaaactTAGAAAGGCAAGTAACTATCTTATGGAGGAAAAGCAGTGTTGATTACAAGTGTCCTTCAAAGTATCCCAATTCATGTTCTATCTGCTATAAAGCCTCCTAACTATGTTATAAAAGAACTACACAGGATCTTTGCTAGGTTTttttggaataataaggaggaaGGAAGATGCAGACACTGGTCATCTTGGCTTAACATGTGCATTCCCAAACATGAAGGAGGTTTGGGTTTCAGGTCTATTTATGACATGTCCAAAGCCTTATGTGCTAAACTctggtggaagtttagaaccactagttcTCTTTGGGCTAATTTCATGTGGAACAAATACTGTAAGAAGCAAATTCCTTAGGTGGTTCAATGGAAGGGAGGGTCACAAGTCTAGAAGATGATGTTGGAAGCAAGGGAAAGTATAGAGCAGGAAATCTGGTGGGAGCCAAAGATTGAAAGTTCAAACAtctggtttgacaattggactaagTTAGGTGCTCTCAGCTATGTGGTTCCCCAGTCCTAGCAAATCAATGATCATGGTGAAGATGTTTCTGAGCTTATGTCAAATGGAGGATGGAATATCAACAAACTCATGCAGCCGTTTCCTGAAGATATTGTGCAACATATAATACAGGAAATTGATATTAAatatgcatcaaatgaatgggacagaccttggtggatgatgacaagtacAAGAAGGTTTACAATAAGTAGTGCATCGGAGTTATCGAGACAAAAAGCTAATGTAACAgtgccatttcagaatatgtggatcaaaggtgtgccttttaaaatttcattcttcatgtggagATTGAGGAAGTTTAAAGTGCCAATTGATGAAGTGGTGGCAAGTATTGGCATTCCTATAGTCTCAAAGTGTTGTTGCTGTCATACTGCTCAGATTGAGACTATTAACCATCTATTTCTGTGTGGAGATTTAGCTACTACGGTATGGAGATTCTTTAATATAGGGGCTGGATTGAGCATGAATTGTATTTAGGTGAAACATGCCATAAGAagttggtgggaagcaaaatgccaCTTCAAAATTAAGACTATATACAAAGCAGTGCCTGCTTTCATTGTGTGgaaaatatggaagtggagaaacaataggCTACATGGTGGTAAtatgaatctgaatagagtgcTATATGACATAAATCTGaacatttatatgttatgcaaagTTCAGTTTCCTGGGCTAAATATTCCAACTAGATGGCAGCAGATTATTCAATTCTTTGAAGGATATAAGCCAACTGTTATATGCAGAATTATTAAATGGATGAGACCTGCATCTGGATTCTacaagtgtaatactgatggagctgctaaaggaaatccaggACCAAGTTCTGTTGCTTTTTGTATCAGAGATGAAGAGGGAGATTTGGTGTATGCAGCTGCTAAAATTCTGACAGATGGATCAAATATTGTTGTTGAGGCTGAGGCTATTAGAATGGGACTGATGTACTATGTGGAAAAGCAACTGTTTCCATTTATTAGAGAGACtgattccatgaccatgaagaAGATTATAAATGCTGAATGGAAGATCCATTGGAGCATCTCAATGTTGgtggatgatatcaagaggatGATGGAAGATCATAGAGTGActgtggagcatatacatagagaaggaaaTGGACTTGCAGATTTTTTAATTaacttggtttttgattttgcaggtgcaGTTCAGTTTCATAATTTACAGGAATTACCAAGTCAAGCTAAGAGGATTCTGAATATGGAAAAAAGTGGAATTCCTAACTTGAGAATAAGAACTCTTCAAGACAAAGCACCAGATTAGTCTTTGACATCAGAACTTTAAACCATTGCTGAGTACAATTTTTTCAATAGATTGTGAGTAATTGAAGCATAtgtattagggtggtatcagtgtgcttggcatgctcattccttaatatAAATGGTGTGATGCTCATGATCTAAGTTGTAGATTGTACTAGTTATGGAACAAGTAGTATAGTGACCTGGTTTTCATGCAGAAGGTGATATACACAGCAATATACAATTACTTTCAAGAttgcctgaagaatgattcagATGACTTGAAGTtttccacctgtgagactttgagGTGTGAGAGAAGTTATCAAGCCAAGGATCTTGGATTCTAGTTGGTGTAATTTGTTCATGTCTACTTCTACTGGCCATAAGTCACTAGATTTTCTgtgttttctttcattttagGATCAATCTTGTTGGATTGATCCTTTTTTGTATTTTCTGTTCTTTGTTTTTAGCTGGATCAATCTCTTTTGGATTGATGTGTATATATTTTCTTTATTAATAAAATTCCACCTTCATAGTGGcctttaacttaaaaaaaaaaaaggaaacatcgGAACCTAAATCGGGAGCGGCACGGAATAAAGGGAATTCTACTAACTCTAAGGATGAACATATAGGTTCATCCAGGTCTGCTAGTCAGATTCCAAGATTACCCATGAGCCCTAACCATTTGCAGGCGGAATTTCGAGCTCAAATGACCCCAACTGGCCCTAATGAACATGGGAATAATGTTCAATCGTCGGTGGCAGAGCAAACTGTGGAGGAAGCTCAAGAGGTAACACCGGGGGTAATAATGAACAAATGAAGGGGAAAACTTATTGGAATGGACTATTTGCTGGTAATAGAGTTGCTAGTAATGGTATGGCACTTACTTATATTTCCCCAACTATAGTTAATGGTGATATTGTACTCAAATTGGAGAAATCAGAAGTAGAGGATGAAACAAAGAAATGGAAATGTGCACTGATTGTTTACGTGGTAGGAGATACACCAGGATATAATTACATGAAGAGATTTATAAATCAAATGTGGAGTATTGTTACCACACCTGAGCTATTTTATCACGATGAGCGATATTATGTAGTGAAGTTCCAAAGTATGGAGGATTTGAAGGAAATTATATACTCAGGTCCATATGCAGTTAATAATAAGCCCTTAATATTGAAGCAGTGGTCTCCTAAGTTTGATTTTCATGCTGAATTTTTAACCGAGATACCACTATGGGTGAAATTCCCTAAAATACCTATGGATTGTTGGAGTAGTGCTTCTTTGAGTCGCATTACAAGTGGTATAGGAGTTCTAATATTTGCATATGGCTGCACTGCAAAGCAATCCAGAATCTCACTTGCTCGAATGTTGATTGAAGTAAATATTACAAAGCCTTTACCAAGTGAGATCAAAGCCATGGGATCGGATGCTGATATGTTTGTACAAGCAATAGAATATGATTAGAAGCCATAATTTTGTGGGAGATGTATAAAGATTGGTCATGACTGTGCTAAGCAACAACAATCACAGAAGGTTGTGCCAGAGGTGgctaaacaacaataaaaaaagCTTAACCCTAAAGTGAAGCAACAACCTTGGAAAAAGAAGTTTCAGAACAATGGAAAGCAAGTTTGGCATTCTAAAGTAGCTGAAGTTCAGCCAGTAGCTGAGGTATTATAGCTAATACCTATACATGAGACATCACAAGTAGCTGATAAATCAGAAGCAACTCAGGAAAGTAAAGTGGGTGATCAGGTCCCAAGAAAAGATACAGTTTAGCAAGTAGATTCAATCTTGCCTAATCCTGAAGTGACTATACCAGAATCTTCACCTTGGCAAATGGTGTATGGGAAGTCACCTACAACAAATGCAAGAGGAAATATGAGTTATGCAAAGGCAGTAACAGTTGCACTCAAGAATGGATTTGTTGAATTACAAGCCAATGCACAAGAGAGGTCAGTCAATGTTCCACTTGATATAGGAGGATCTTCTCAACTGTGATGTCCTGGTTAGTGTGGAATATACGAGGTACCAACAAGAgattcaaacagaaagagttggtCACCTTCATTAAGGAGAATAATGTTAAATTAGTGGGTTTAGTAGAAATAAGAGTCAAGAAGAATAATATAGTCTTTATCACAGACAGAATTGCTCCAGGCTGGCAAGCTGAATATAACTATGATTATACAGTAAATGGAAGGCTATGGGTACTATGATACAAATGTATATGAGGTTACACCACTGGCCAAAGATGCGCAATAAATCCACTGTGCAGTGAAGGGCAAGCAGATCAAAATAGAATGCCAGATGATTGTGGTCTATGGATACAACACAGTGGAACTTAGAAAATCTCTATGGACTCACCTTCAGACTCTGTCAGGTAATACTCCATGGATCATATGGGGGGATTTTAATGCAATTTTAACTTCTCAAGATAGACTCAATGGTGCTTCAATTACTAGTCATGATATTAAAGATTTTGCTGATTGTGTTCAAGCTCTGAATATAAATGAATTAATGTGGGGAGGGGAATATTATACATGGTCTAACAAGCAAAGAGGTGCAAACAGGGTGTACAGTAGGATAGATAGGGCATTTGGGAATGATGAATGGATGCTCCAGTATGGCCAACTTGGTGTTGATTATGGTTTACCACATATATCAGACCACACACCTATGATAATAACTTTAAAGGATGATAAACCTTGTATTAAAATCCCATTCCAATTCTTCAATGTTTGGGAAGATCATGATCAGTTTTTGACATTAGTAGATGAATCATGGGAAGGCAGAGTTACAATGGAAGCTATGAGAAATGTTTGGTGCAAACTGAAATCTCTTAGATATAGGTTAAAACAGCTAAACAAAGTTGAATTCAAAGGTACTACTGAAAAAATTGTTCAAGCCAGAATTGAATTGCAAGATGTACAAACCAAGCTAGTTAGTCATTACTCTGATCAGTTGGTGAATGATGAGAAAGAAATATTGGAGAAACTAGAAAAATGGTCCATGATTGAGGAAAGTATTCTCCAACAAAAATCTAGAGCTACGTGGGTGAAGCTTGGAGATTCTAATTCTAAATACTTTTCTGCTGTAATGAAAGAAAGGAAGCACAGAATGACTCTATCAATGTTGACTGCTCTAGATGGGACATTACTGACTGAGAAGAGACAAATTCAGGAAGAGATAGTAGCCTTTATAGATTACTAATGGGCACAACATGCATACCAGCAGTGAATTTGCAGACAATGAAACTGGGACCAGTCTTGCTTCATGCTCAACAGTTAGAATTGTGTGCACCTGTTACTGAGCAGGAGATTTATAAAGGATTAAGTGATATTGAAGATGATAAAGCACCTAGGGTTGATGGGTATAATGCATTATTTTTCAAGAAAGCCTGGCAAGTGATCAAACTGGACATATGTGAAGCTGTCAAAGATTTCTTTGAAACAGGGAAACTGGTAAGATCAGTAAATTGTATAGCAGTTACCCTTCTCCCCAAAGTTCCAAATCCAGCAAATATTAAAGAGTATAGACCAATTGCATGTTGTACAGTGCTTTATAAGTTGATTGCAAAGGTTTTGGCCTCTAGGTTGCAGAAGGTATTGCCCTTAATTGTTTCAGACATACAAGCAGGCTTCATACAAAGGAGAAAAGTGGCAGATAATGTCATATTAGCTCATGAACTAGTAAAAGCATATTCCAGGAAGAATATTTCTTCAAGGTGTGTAATCAAGGTGGATATTCAAAAAGCATATGATATTGTGGACTGGAATTATTTACATCAGGTGCTGGATAGTTTGGGCTTCCCTAACAGATTCACTAGTTGGATTATGGAATGTGTGTCAACAGTCAATTATTCAATCATTGTTAATGGGGAGCACACAAGACCTTTTGATGCTGCAAGAGGTCTTAGGCAGGGAAATCCAATATCTCCATTCTTATTTGCTATTGTAATGGAGTATCTGAGTAGGCTCTTGAAGATACTTAAACAAGATGAGAAATTCAAATATCACCCATTGTGCTCAAGGTTGGACATTACCCATCTATCATTTGCAGATGACTTCTTGTTATTTGTCAGAGGTGATGTCCCTTCAGTTACAGTGCTACATGCTAAATTCAGTGCTTTCTCAGCAGCCTCTGGCTTACAAGCTAATCTATCCAAAAGTGCTATCTACTATGGAGGAGTAAATCCTGAGGTGAAGCAGCAAATACGAGTTCTGGGTTATAGCCAAGGAGAATTACCATTCAGATATTTAGGCATTCCTCTGGCTACAAAAAGACTCAGTATACTGCAATGGAAGCCTTTGATTGATAAAGTCATGGCTAGAATAACTTCTTGGACAACAAAAAAGCTCTCATATGCAGGCAGGATTCAACTAGTGCAGACCGTAATATTTGGGATCCAAGCATATTGGGCTCAAATGTTTATTATTCCATCAAAGGTTATGAAGGCTATAGAGGCATATTGTAGAAGCTTTATTTGGTCTGGTGTTAATGTTATCACTAAAAGGGCTTTGGTGGATTGGGACAAGAGGTGTGCTCCAAAAGCAACAGGGGATTGAATCTGATAAACATGAGAATTTGGAACAAGGCTACAATTACTAAGAACTGCTGGGACTTGGCAACAAAAAAAGACAAACTATGGATCAAATGGATCCATAGTTACTATATTAAGGAGCAGGACTTTGGAATTATGAATATTCCCCAGCAGGCATGCTGGATGGTGAGGAAAGTGTTTTGTGTTAGAGTTCAACTCCATCTTATTCATACAACTGATTCTGCAAATAGAAGCATCATTAAACAGGTGTACTTACAACTGCTTGGAAATCTTCCCAAAGTAGCATGGAAGGGACTAACGCACCAGAACATGGCTCGGCCAAAAACAATGTTTACAATGTGGTTACAGTTCCATAGGAGACTACTCATTGCAGATAGGTTGGTAAGTTGGGGCATGCCAGTTGAACCATTGTGTAGCTTATGCAATCAGTTACAGTTACCTGAAACTAGAGATCACCTCTTTGCATAATGCACCTTCACTAGGCAGCTATAGGCAAGGATCAGTCTATGTCTTCATATATTAGCTTACCCTGCTAGATCTTGGATTGAAATGCACCAGTGGATCATCAATCCCACCACAGGAAGGAGTTTTCAGGCTAAACTGTACAATTTCATCTATGCAGAGTTTATTCACACTGTGTGGCTTGAGAGAATTGCAAGAGTCTTTGAAAAGAAGGAGTCATATGTGGAGATGTTGGCAAGACGAGTAACATGTTTCAGCAATATCAAGGCAGAAGGATA is drawn from Lycium barbarum isolate Lr01 chromosome 8, ASM1917538v2, whole genome shotgun sequence and contains these coding sequences:
- the LOC132608207 gene encoding uncharacterized protein LOC132608207, whose translation is MIVVYGYNTVELRKSLWTHLQTLSGNTPWIIWGDFNAILTSQDRLNGASITSHDIKDFADCVQALNINELMWGGEYYTWSNKQRGANRVYSRIDRAFGNDEWMLQYGQLGVDYGLPHISDHTPMIITLKDDKPCIKIPFQFFNVWEDHDQFLTLVDESWEGRVTMEAMRNVWCKLKSLRYRLKQLNKVEFKGTTEKIVQARIELQDVQTKLVSHYSDQLVNDEKEILEKLEKWSMIEESILQQKSRATWVKLGDSNSKYFSAVMKERKHRMTLSMLTALDGTLLTEKRQIQEEIVAFIDY